Proteins co-encoded in one Chitinophagales bacterium genomic window:
- a CDS encoding NlpC/P60 family protein, with protein sequence MKLNSLLFWTVFVSWCFILYGAANSNSTSKPSYIEETLEHAPPAKVNDLLEFAEKHLGTPYHYGGYSPKGFDCSGFTYYCYQQQGIQIPRSSREQINAGIEIPYEQAREGDLIVFTGTNVKKREPGHVGIVISNNSEGLTFIHASSSKKRNGVVYNTIPVEEESFYKDRFLQIRRVF encoded by the coding sequence ATGAAGTTAAATTCATTGCTTTTTTGGACAGTTTTTGTGAGTTGGTGCTTTATTTTATATGGTGCTGCCAATAGCAATTCTACATCCAAACCCAGTTATATAGAAGAAACATTGGAGCATGCCCCTCCTGCAAAGGTAAACGACTTATTAGAGTTTGCAGAGAAACATTTGGGTACGCCCTATCATTATGGAGGTTATTCTCCTAAAGGTTTTGATTGTTCGGGTTTTACTTATTATTGTTACCAACAACAAGGCATTCAAATACCTCGAAGTTCTAGAGAACAAATCAATGCGGGCATCGAAATTCCGTATGAACAAGCTCGTGAAGGAGATTTGATTGTTTTCACAGGTACAAATGTCAAAAAACGAGAACCAGGTCATGTAGGGATAGTTATTTCTAATAACTCCGAAGGACTCACTTTCATTCATGCTTCCTCTTCCAAAAAAAGAAATGGCGTTGTTTACAATACGATTCCTGTTGAGGAAGAATCTTTTTACAAAGATCGTTTTTTGCAGATAAGACGTGTTTTTTAA
- the floA gene encoding flotillin-like protein FloA (flotillin-like protein involved in membrane lipid rafts) yields the protein MGIGIQLLFFGIILLIGLLVFFYYVPLGLWLSAVVSGVRISLIQLVLMRVRKVPPAIIVNALINATKAGVHLTRNDLEAHYLAGGRVNSVVNALISADKANIDLDFKSATAIDLAGRDVFDAVQVSVNPRVINTPSVAAVAKDGIQLIVKARVTVRANIKQLVGGAGEDTIIARVGEGIVTSIGSAESHKKVLENPDSISKLVLAKGLDSGTAFEILSIDIADVDIGKNIGAELQIDQANADKNIAQAEAEKRRAMAIAYEQEMKAKAEEARALVIQAEAEIPMAIAEAFRNGHLGIMDYYHYRNVKADTEMRESIAHSTDDRPKEDKMKNG from the coding sequence ATGGGTATCGGAATTCAGCTTCTATTTTTCGGCATTATTTTGCTGATTGGCTTATTGGTTTTTTTCTACTATGTGCCGTTAGGCTTATGGCTTTCTGCGGTCGTTTCAGGCGTTCGTATTTCATTGATTCAGTTGGTATTGATGCGTGTTCGTAAAGTACCGCCAGCCATCATTGTAAATGCCCTAATCAATGCTACAAAAGCAGGTGTTCATCTGACTCGAAATGACCTTGAAGCACATTACCTCGCAGGGGGACGGGTCAATTCGGTGGTCAATGCCTTGATTTCGGCTGATAAAGCCAACATTGACCTTGACTTTAAATCTGCTACGGCGATTGATTTGGCGGGTCGTGATGTATTTGATGCTGTACAAGTATCTGTAAACCCAAGAGTAATCAACACTCCTTCCGTAGCAGCCGTAGCCAAAGACGGTATTCAGCTGATTGTGAAAGCAAGGGTGACAGTAAGGGCGAATATCAAACAATTAGTAGGAGGTGCTGGTGAAGATACCATTATTGCAAGGGTAGGTGAAGGAATTGTAACTTCAATTGGTTCTGCCGAAAGTCACAAAAAAGTGTTGGAAAATCCCGATTCTATCTCCAAATTGGTATTGGCAAAAGGTCTGGACTCAGGAACTGCTTTTGAAATCCTGTCTATTGACATTGCAGATGTGGACATCGGAAAAAACATTGGTGCAGAACTGCAAATAGATCAGGCGAATGCAGACAAAAACATTGCACAGGCTGAAGCTGAGAAAAGAAGGGCGATGGCAATTGCGTATGAGCAAGAAATGAAAGCGAAAGCGGAAGAAGCTCGTGCTTTGGTAATTCAGGCAGAGGCCGAAATTCCTATGGCCATTGCAGAGGCTTTTCGTAATGGACATCTTGGTATTATGGACTATTATCACTACCGCAATGTCAAAGCAGATACCGAAATGCGTGAGTCTATTGCTCACTCAACAGATGATCGACCGAAAGAGGATAAAATGAAAAACGGATAG
- a CDS encoding restriction endonuclease subunit S — METATKKQTFQKYEVYKDSGVEWLGEIPEGWDIIRIKNLFREKIIRSEDGKGELLSMSKFYGVIPRKELTNKVEPANSLIGYKICHKGDLIMNKLQAWNGMLDISKYAGLVSPDYSVFQAINAISSKYFMYLFKTSSYIAEFTRNSSGVGEGFFRLYTNKFYAISSIFPPISEQTAIAHFLDTKTSKIDTAIAQKEKMIALLQERQQIIIQNAVTKGLDPTAKMKDSGVEWIGEIPEGWEVTKLKQICKVFGRIGFRGYTTSDLVAKGEGAITISPSNIQGDDYNFDEK; from the coding sequence ATGGAAACGGCAACAAAAAAACAGACTTTTCAAAAGTATGAGGTGTATAAAGATTCGGGGGTGGAATGGTTGGGAGAGATTCCTGAAGGGTGGGATATTATTAGAATCAAAAATTTATTTAGAGAGAAGATAATTCGCTCAGAAGATGGTAAAGGCGAGTTACTTTCCATGAGTAAATTTTATGGAGTTATTCCCAGAAAAGAACTAACAAATAAAGTGGAACCTGCTAATAGTTTGATTGGCTACAAAATATGTCACAAAGGAGATTTAATTATGAATAAGTTACAAGCATGGAATGGTATGCTTGATATTTCAAAATATGCTGGTTTGGTTAGCCCAGATTACTCTGTATTCCAAGCAATTAATGCCATTTCTTCAAAATATTTCATGTATTTATTTAAGACATCCTCATACATTGCCGAGTTTACTAGGAATTCAAGCGGAGTTGGAGAAGGTTTTTTTAGATTATACACCAATAAGTTTTATGCTATTTCTTCAATTTTTCCCCCAATCTCCGAACAAACCGCCATCGCCCATTTCCTCGACACCAAAACCTCCAAAATAGACACCGCAATTGCCCAAAAAGAAAAGATGATTGCCCTACTCCAAGAACGCCAACAAATCATCATCCAAAATGCCGTCACCAAAGGCTTAGACCCCACTGCCAAAATGAAAGATTCGGGTGTGGAATGGATTGGGGAGATTCCTGAGGGGTGGGAGGTTACAAAGTTGAAACAAATATGTAAGGTTTTTGGAAGAATTGGATTTCGAGGATATACTACATCTGATTTGGTAGCTAAAGGAGAAGGAGCTATAACTATAAGCCCATCTAATATTCAAGGTGATGATTATAACTTTGATGAAAAATAG
- the rlmH gene encoding 23S rRNA (pseudouridine(1915)-N(3))-methyltransferase RlmH: MKISFLLIGKTQIKYLQEGIADYQKRLQHYHSFEIKVIPTLKKSKNLAITAMKNKEGELILQQFLPGDFVVLLDESGKSYTSMAFADFLQSLFNRHIRQLYFVVGGAYGFSPEVYARADARLSLSSMTFSHQMVRLIFVEQLYRAFTILKGEPYHHE, encoded by the coding sequence ATGAAAATTAGTTTCCTTTTGATAGGAAAAACCCAAATTAAATACCTGCAAGAAGGTATTGCAGACTATCAAAAAAGATTGCAACATTATCATTCTTTTGAAATTAAGGTAATCCCTACCCTCAAAAAAAGCAAAAATCTGGCAATTACAGCGATGAAAAATAAAGAAGGGGAGTTGATATTGCAGCAATTTTTGCCAGGTGATTTTGTGGTATTGTTGGACGAATCGGGGAAATCATATACTTCAATGGCTTTTGCTGATTTTCTTCAAAGTTTGTTCAACCGACACATTCGTCAATTGTATTTTGTAGTTGGGGGAGCGTATGGTTTTAGTCCAGAAGTGTATGCTCGTGCCGATGCTCGATTGTCGCTTTCTTCGATGACCTTTTCTCATCAGATGGTGAGACTTATTTTCGTAGAGCAGTTGTATAGGGCTTTCACCATTTTGAAGGGAGAACCGTATCACCATGAATAA
- a CDS encoding DEAD/DEAH box helicase family protein translates to MQSKTNEQALEAAIEKALTGTSIEALKAANQTLAEAPAFYRSGNGYYMGASQDFNAKYAIDETRFWHFLETTQAEELEKLQRSADWKLKILQRYDRMVKKYGLLRLLRKGLEVEDAHFTLLYQLPMASSSQAVKDNFEKNEFSVTRQVQYNVDNPREKIDMVLFVNGLAIITLELKNPWTGQTAKVHGIKQYKYDRDPRQPLLQFGRALVHFALDPDEVYMTTKLAGDKTFFLPFNKGHHHGKGNPPNPFGHKTDYVWNEVLTRESLANILQHFMRFDGKPTDALSKRTLFFPRYHQLDVVRKILKHAATNGLGQTYLIQHSAGSGKSNSITWAAYQLIETYPETPNIRGAKSIDRPLFDSVIVVTDRRLLDKQLRENIKEFSQVKNIVAPAYSSRDLQSSLEQGKKIIITTIQKFPFIIDGIADLSDKRFAVVIDEAHSSQSGSAAGNMNKAMGMAQEEVEDGQDIILKAMKARKMKGNASYLAFTATPKNATLEKFGTKQTDGTFEPFHLYSMKQAIEEGFILDVLANYTTYKSYYEIEKSIEENPLFDTRKAQKKLRAYVEQHKSTIATKAEIISEHFIGKVFRTKKLKGKAKGMVLTQNIESAIRYYLALNKILTERGNPFKIAIAFSGEKTVDGIKYTEGSINGFAEKDTKEKFDSDDYRLLVVANKYLTGFDQPKLCTMYVDKKLQGVLAVQALSRLNRSANKLGKKTEDLFILDFFNTVEDIKTSFDPFYTATSLSRATDVNVLHELKGTLDDVGVYEWAEVENFIEKYFKGVDAQLLSSIIDTAANRFNAELELSDEAKADFKIKAKQFVKIYGQMAAIMPYEIVAWEKLFWFLKFLIPKLIIRTKEDELIDDLLNSVDLSTYGLERTRLSHNIELDDEESKLDPQNPNPRSAHGGEEEVDVLDAIIQAFNERWFHSWETTPEDQRIKFVQVFKKVMAHSDFKEKYQNNKDAQNRNIAFDKILKDVLTQQRRQELELYRLTSKDESFYQAFYDTMKKMVDNPNIGL, encoded by the coding sequence ATGCAAAGCAAAACCAACGAACAAGCCTTAGAAGCAGCCATAGAAAAAGCCTTGACAGGCACAAGCATTGAAGCATTGAAAGCTGCCAATCAAACCCTTGCAGAAGCCCCTGCCTTTTACCGTTCAGGCAATGGCTATTATATGGGAGCAAGCCAAGATTTTAATGCCAAATATGCGATAGACGAAACCCGTTTTTGGCATTTTTTGGAAACGACCCAAGCCGAAGAATTAGAAAAACTCCAACGCTCTGCCGATTGGAAATTGAAGATATTGCAGCGATACGACCGCATGGTCAAAAAATACGGTTTGCTGCGATTGCTCCGCAAAGGATTGGAAGTAGAAGACGCACATTTCACGCTTTTGTACCAATTGCCGATGGCGAGCAGCAGTCAAGCGGTGAAAGACAATTTTGAAAAAAACGAATTCAGCGTCACCCGACAAGTCCAATACAATGTGGACAATCCAAGAGAAAAAATAGACATGGTGTTGTTTGTGAACGGTTTAGCCATTATCACCCTCGAACTCAAAAACCCCTGGACAGGACAAACCGCCAAAGTACACGGCATCAAACAATACAAATACGACAGAGACCCCCGACAGCCCTTGCTTCAATTTGGTCGAGCATTGGTGCATTTTGCCTTAGACCCCGATGAAGTCTATATGACCACCAAATTGGCAGGCGACAAAACCTTTTTTCTGCCCTTCAACAAAGGACACCATCACGGCAAAGGCAATCCCCCGAACCCCTTCGGACACAAAACCGACTATGTGTGGAACGAGGTATTGACCCGTGAAAGTTTGGCAAACATCCTCCAACATTTCATGCGCTTCGATGGCAAACCCACAGACGCATTGAGCAAGCGCACCCTATTTTTTCCACGCTACCATCAATTAGATGTCGTCCGCAAAATCTTGAAACACGCTGCCACAAATGGGCTTGGACAAACCTATTTGATACAGCACTCCGCAGGGTCTGGCAAGTCCAATTCTATCACTTGGGCAGCCTACCAACTCATAGAAACCTATCCCGAAACGCCAAACATTCGAGGCGCAAAAAGCATAGACCGCCCTTTGTTTGATTCGGTGATTGTGGTGACAGACAGGCGATTGTTGGACAAACAATTGCGGGAAAACATCAAGGAGTTTTCGCAGGTCAAAAACATTGTAGCCCCTGCCTATTCCTCCAGAGACCTGCAAAGCAGCTTGGAGCAAGGCAAAAAAATCATCATCACCACCATCCAAAAATTCCCCTTCATCATAGATGGCATTGCCGATTTGAGCGACAAACGTTTTGCAGTCGTCATTGACGAAGCCCACAGTTCGCAAAGCGGTTCGGCAGCAGGCAACATGAACAAGGCGATGGGAATGGCACAAGAGGAAGTAGAAGATGGGCAAGACATCATATTGAAGGCAATGAAAGCCCGAAAAATGAAAGGCAATGCTTCCTATTTGGCTTTCACCGCCACGCCCAAAAACGCCACTTTGGAGAAGTTCGGCACAAAACAAACCGATGGCACTTTCGAGCCTTTCCACCTCTATTCGATGAAACAAGCCATTGAAGAAGGCTTTATTTTGGATGTGTTGGCAAATTACACAACCTACAAAAGCTACTACGAAATCGAAAAATCCATTGAAGAAAATCCCCTTTTCGACACCCGAAAAGCCCAAAAGAAACTCCGTGCCTATGTAGAACAGCACAAAAGCACAATTGCAACCAAAGCCGAAATCATTTCCGAGCATTTCATCGGCAAAGTGTTTCGCACCAAAAAACTGAAAGGCAAAGCCAAGGGAATGGTTTTGACCCAAAACATCGAATCTGCCATCCGCTACTACTTAGCCCTCAACAAAATATTGACCGAAAGAGGCAATCCTTTCAAAATCGCCATTGCATTTTCGGGCGAAAAAACGGTGGACGGCATCAAGTACACCGAAGGGAGCATCAACGGTTTTGCAGAAAAAGACACCAAAGAAAAATTCGATTCAGACGACTACCGCCTATTGGTGGTCGCCAACAAATACCTGACAGGCTTCGACCAACCCAAGCTATGCACCATGTATGTGGACAAAAAACTGCAAGGCGTTTTAGCCGTTCAAGCCCTTTCTCGCCTCAATCGTTCTGCCAACAAGCTCGGCAAAAAAACGGAAGACCTGTTCATTTTGGACTTCTTCAATACGGTAGAGGACATCAAAACCTCTTTCGACCCCTTCTATACTGCAACTTCATTGAGTCGTGCAACGGATGTGAATGTACTGCACGAACTGAAAGGCACTTTGGACGATGTGGGCGTATATGAATGGGCAGAAGTAGAAAACTTTATCGAAAAATACTTCAAGGGGGTAGATGCTCAACTCCTGAGCTCCATCATTGACACAGCCGCCAACCGCTTCAATGCCGAATTGGAATTGTCGGACGAGGCGAAAGCCGACTTCAAAATCAAAGCCAAGCAGTTTGTCAAAATCTACGGACAAATGGCTGCCATCATGCCTTATGAAATAGTGGCTTGGGAAAAGCTATTTTGGTTCTTGAAGTTTTTGATACCTAAGCTAATTATCAGAACGAAGGAGGACGAATTGATAGACGACCTATTGAACTCCGTAGATTTATCCACCTACGGTTTGGAGCGTACCCGATTAAGTCACAACATTGAACTGGACGATGAAGAATCCAAATTAGACCCACAAAACCCCAATCCAAGAAGCGCACACGGAGGCGAAGAGGAAGTTGATGTATTGGATGCAATCATTCAAGCCTTTAACGAAAGATGGTTTCACAGTTGGGAAACTACCCCCGAAGACCAACGCATCAAATTTGTGCAAGTTTTTAAGAAAGTGATGGCGCATTCAGATTTCAAGGAAAAATACCAAAACAACAAGGATGCCCAAAATAGAAACATCGCATTTGACAAGATTTTAAAGGATGTATTGACTCAACAACGGCGACAGGAATTGGAGTTATATAGGTTGACTTCTAAAGACGAATCCTTTTACCAAGCATTTTACGATACAATGAAAAAAATGGTGGACAATCCGAATATTGGGTTGTGA